A genome region from Deinococcus sp. KNUC1210 includes the following:
- the sufC gene encoding Fe-S cluster assembly ATPase SufC, translated as MTDQPHQIEIRNLHASVGELPILRGINLTIPRGELHAVMGPNGNGKSTLAKVIVGDPEYTVTEGEVLVDGVNILEMEPDERARLGVFLAFQYPVEIPGVTIANFLRLAMQARKAEGEEVSFTEFYGKLQSALKVLEWDESIVERYLNAGFSGGEKKRNEILQMLMLDPSYIIMDETDSGLDVDALKIVARGVNSMRGPNLGGLIITHYQRLLDYIVPDKVHIIVDGKVVQSGGPELAKKLDVEGYDWVKELALA; from the coding sequence ATGACTGACCAGCCTCACCAGATCGAAATCCGTAACCTTCACGCCTCTGTCGGCGAGCTGCCCATTCTGCGGGGCATCAATCTGACGATTCCCCGGGGCGAGCTGCACGCCGTGATGGGGCCGAACGGCAACGGCAAGAGCACGCTCGCCAAGGTGATCGTGGGCGACCCCGAATACACCGTGACCGAAGGCGAAGTGCTGGTGGACGGCGTGAACATCCTGGAGATGGAACCCGACGAACGCGCCCGCCTCGGCGTCTTTCTGGCCTTTCAGTACCCCGTCGAGATTCCCGGCGTCACCATCGCCAACTTCCTGCGCCTTGCCATGCAGGCCCGCAAGGCCGAGGGCGAGGAAGTCAGCTTCACCGAGTTCTACGGCAAGCTGCAGAGCGCCCTGAAGGTGCTGGAGTGGGACGAGAGCATCGTCGAGCGCTACCTGAACGCGGGCTTTTCGGGCGGCGAGAAGAAGCGCAACGAGATCCTGCAGATGCTGATGCTCGATCCGAGCTACATCATCATGGACGAGACCGATTCGGGTCTGGACGTGGACGCGCTCAAGATCGTGGCACGCGGCGTCAACAGCATGCGCGGGCCGAATCTGGGCGGCCTGATCATCACCCACTATCAGCGTCTGCTGGATTACATCGTGCCCGACAAGGTCCACATCATCGTGGATGGCAAAGTCGTGCAGTCGGGCGGCCCGGAACTCGCCAAGAAGCTCGACGTGGAAGGCTACGACTGGGTCAAGGAACTGGCACTGGCGTAA
- a CDS encoding MotA/TolQ/ExbB proton channel family protein — MNLLTLLSSAGPLLWVLLLLSLYVVYVAVVRLQVLSRLGDDPDALIERARATTAESGPQAALAELDYTSKATPATNIMRAGLGRADRGNEAVQGAMNAAILREDTRLYAGIQALGTSAQIGPLLGLLGTVIGMVRSFLVFSQTVSPTTEQLATGISEALVNTGAGLIVAIIAYVSRGALRSRADRIATSMERVREELPGWLSRPARSVSNRPATRPVPQLVGVPNAEAHPVDFEFNTDAAR; from the coding sequence CTGAACTTACTGACTCTGCTCAGCTCGGCAGGCCCGCTGCTGTGGGTGCTGCTGCTGCTGTCTCTCTACGTCGTCTATGTCGCGGTGGTACGGCTTCAGGTGCTTTCCCGCCTGGGCGACGACCCCGACGCGCTGATCGAGCGGGCGCGGGCCACCACCGCCGAGAGCGGCCCCCAGGCGGCCCTCGCGGAACTCGATTACACCTCCAAAGCCACGCCTGCCACCAACATCATGAGAGCCGGCCTGGGCCGCGCCGACCGTGGCAACGAGGCGGTGCAGGGCGCCATGAACGCCGCCATCCTGCGAGAAGATACCCGGCTGTATGCGGGCATTCAGGCGCTGGGCACCTCGGCGCAGATCGGGCCGCTGCTGGGGCTGCTGGGCACCGTGATCGGCATGGTCAGGTCGTTCCTGGTGTTCTCGCAGACGGTCTCGCCCACCACCGAACAGCTCGCCACCGGCATTAGCGAGGCACTCGTGAACACGGGTGCGGGGCTGATCGTGGCGATCATCGCGTATGTGTCGCGGGGCGCACTCCGCAGCCGCGCCGACCGCATCGCCACCAGCATGGAACGGGTGCGCGAGGAACTTCCCGGTTGGCTGTCTCGCCCGGCCCGCAGCGTGTCGAATCGCCCGGCGACGCGGCCCGTGCCTCAGCTCGTGGGTGTGCCCAATGCCGAGGCCCACCCGGTGGATTTCGAATTCAATACAGACGCGGCCCGCTGA
- a CDS encoding biopolymer transporter ExbD, which yields MRRRFREETGVNFDFAPMVDIVLLLLIFFLLTSNLAARQNTLPLDLPRASTTVQETPNLPLVSIDKGGKIYLNGKLTTLSKLGAQLKPLIRTSGGLVGLRGDERGNYGAVVKVMDVIKQAGGERLALGTRSK from the coding sequence ATGCGGAGACGCTTTCGTGAAGAGACAGGCGTGAACTTCGATTTCGCGCCGATGGTCGATATCGTGCTGCTGCTGCTGATCTTCTTTCTGCTGACCAGCAATCTGGCGGCCCGGCAGAATACCCTGCCCCTCGATCTGCCGCGTGCCAGCACCACCGTGCAGGAAACGCCGAATCTGCCGCTGGTCAGCATCGACAAGGGCGGCAAGATCTATCTGAACGGCAAGCTCACCACGCTGTCCAAACTGGGTGCCCAGCTCAAACCGCTGATCCGCACCTCGGGTGGTCTGGTCGGGTTGCGCGGTGACGAGCGCGGCAATTACGGCGCGGTCGTCAAGGTTATGGATGTCATCAAGCAGGCAGGAGGAGAGCGTCTTGCGCTCGGCACCCGCAGCAAGTAA